In the Longimicrobium sp. genome, CATCCCGGCTCCCGCACAATCCCGCAGTTTGCCGCCCTGGGCGCGATCATTTTCAGCTTCCTTCTTTCGCCGCCCGCCCTCGTCGCCCAGAACGGCCACGCGAACGGTCCCCCCCCCGCGGATGCGCACGAGCTTACGCCCAACCCCGCCATCTACGGCCGGTGGGCGACCGTGATCCCGGAAGATGGCGGCGCGGCCATCCACCGCATCCTGGGGATGCAGACGGTGCACGGGGTGCTGCTCCCTTCGGGCAAGGTGCTGTGGGCCAGCGGCAGCAGCTGGCGGAACCACGCGCCCATCGAGCACTACCCCAACGTCCACAACCCGGCCCCCGGCACCGGCGTCTTCAACCGGAACGGCAACCCGTTCTCCATGGACAGCCTGGAGAACTACTACCGGCTCGTCAACAACGTCGCGGTCTACGACCCTGACCGGAACACCTTCTACCGCATTCCGCACCCGGTGCCCGTCGCCGACCCGGACAGCGTGGGCCAGTTTGCGCCCAGCGACCTGTTCTGCACGGGCCACGTTCACCTGCCCGACGGCAACGTCCTCTTCACGGGCGGCACGCAGTACTACTACCCGTACCGCACCGGCAACCGGTCCACGTACATCTTCGACTGGCGGAAGGAGCTCGGCATCGACTGGCAGTCGCTGGACTGGCGTCGGATGCCCAAGCCGGCGAACGATCCCTGGATCTTTGCCGGGTTCATGCCGCGCGGACGCTGGTACGCCAGCATCGTTCCGCTGCTCGATGGGCGGATGGCGGTGTTCAGCGGCTTCGTCGGCTTCGACCACGGCTATCCGACGATGTACGAGTTCGAGATCAACCACACGGTCGACTTCTTCAACCCGGCCCGGTTCACCCCCCGGAACCCGCAGGCCGCTTGGCGGTCGGTGGACGTGCGCGACGCGCCGCACAGCCCCTTTGCCACGGTGATCAACCCGGGGTTCGTTCCGGACAGCGGCGTGATGTGCGACGAGCGGTGCATCCGCGCGAACCAGCGGGACGCCTTCAAGCTGTATCCCGAAAACTACCTGATGCCCGACGGCCGCCTGTACATGACGCGGGAGGGCGACTGGGTGAGCCTGCGCACGGAAAGCACCGCGTTCATGCGGCGCACCAAGAACACCTACTGGGCCACCATCGGCGGGACGGCCGAGCGCCCCAGCGTGTCGTTCGAGCGCGGGCCCGAGCGCGCCGACACGGTGTCGTCGTACGGCACCACGTACCTGGACCCCAACACGGGGAACATCACCCTGCTGGGCGGCCAGCCCACGTCGCCGGGCACGCTGCTGCCCATGAACACCACGTCGGCGGACGGACTCGCCCCCACGCACTTCGCCGGCGGGCGCGGGAGCCGCAAGCGCGAGGAGTTCCACGCGTCGCCCGACGACCCGCTTGGCGGACGGTGGACGCTGGACGAGA is a window encoding:
- a CDS encoding galactose oxidase-like domain-containing protein; amino-acid sequence: MRTPLHPGSRTIPQFAALGAIIFSFLLSPPALVAQNGHANGPPPADAHELTPNPAIYGRWATVIPEDGGAAIHRILGMQTVHGVLLPSGKVLWASGSSWRNHAPIEHYPNVHNPAPGTGVFNRNGNPFSMDSLENYYRLVNNVAVYDPDRNTFYRIPHPVPVADPDSVGQFAPSDLFCTGHVHLPDGNVLFTGGTQYYYPYRTGNRSTYIFDWRKELGIDWQSLDWRRMPKPANDPWIFAGFMPRGRWYASIVPLLDGRMAVFSGFVGFDHGYPTMYEFEINHTVDFFNPARFTPRNPQAAWRSVDVRDAPHSPFATVINPGFVPDSGVMCDERCIRANQRDAFKLYPENYLMPDGRLYMTREGDWVSLRTESTAFMRRTKNTYWATIGGTAERPSVSFERGPERADTVSSYGTTYLDPNTGNITLLGGQPTSPGTLLPMNTTSADGLAPTHFAGGRGSRKREEFHASPDDPLGGRWTLDENFLGDTPQDDRTMHYAIILPTRQVLVINGGNYDFYGPVFYPLLLTPRFDGRTFTGYEKTRMSEAVEPRLYHNNALLLPDGRVLVSGGNSARATVRGGEHSARMPQDGQPKPDLSLVDIDMYFFGDGPMARGEKGMNTVPTENWVAEVFSPPYLFIDPDRRASITSIRPVGPTPGYRPEAVIGGKTFNLLHSSQEYRVQLAGLPPQCTAGQQAKLVLIKLPSATHGWQNGQQFKDLPFRTTSANEIVFRTPDARRANLPPAFYMLFYVDCHGKPAVARMVRFDDQATAP